The following proteins are co-located in the Prosthecobacter vanneervenii genome:
- a CDS encoding ABC transporter permease, whose amino-acid sequence MLTPLDLKLFRDLGRMKGQIVAVSLVMACGLAMMIMTRSIVMTLESTRDAYYQRYRLADVFASLKRAPLSLADRVAEIPGVAAVEARVVVDATLDIVGMTEPASGHLVSLPEGRSQTLNKIFIRQGRLPLPDERRHAVVSESFALANKLQIGDSLAAIINGHRDAIIICGIGLSPEFVFEARPGQTLPDNKRYGVFWMNYQAIAVPYNLDGAFNDICVDLSPGAKPGPVLAEMDRLMKDYGAQGAYTRQDHNSAKRLDDELSVVRALSVAYPVVFLSVAAFMVNAVLARLVRLQREQIAQLKALGYSSWQVGWHYLNYALVIVVLGTLAGGLIGRWAGGGLVRIYDLFFRFPALNFRMDYGALGIALVISAAASFLGVVSVVWMAVKLPPAEAMRPEPPADFKPSMLERIGLTRGSGPAFRMALRNIERRPVQALFTVFGLSLATGLMVLPGSMADSIDYLLTYQWNDVQRQDVVVFFAEPGSGDALHNVEQLPGVQRAEPVRAVQARIRFGHHYRKLAVTGLPRNADLNRLMDAERRRIVLPEEGIVMSAQLGRSLGAHIGDVVQVEALEGRRDTMQVPVRGFLEDFAGVSAFMDIEALHRLMHEGETVSGAYLTVDQSRWEEFMREVKDTPRVATTLVKQDQLESFRSTTGQSIGILRKLYLVLAIIVAFGVVYNSARIALSERSRDLATLRVIGFTQREVAGVLLGELMLLIASALPLGLLFGRGLATLIIEKVRTETVRLPLVISLHTYTLAVIVVLAASCASFLVVGRMLRQLDMVGVLKARD is encoded by the coding sequence ATGCTGACTCCGCTTGACCTGAAACTCTTCCGCGACCTGGGGCGCATGAAGGGGCAGATCGTGGCGGTGAGCCTGGTGATGGCGTGCGGGCTGGCGATGATGATCATGACGCGCAGCATTGTGATGACGCTGGAAAGCACGCGGGACGCGTACTACCAGCGCTACCGGCTGGCGGATGTGTTTGCCTCGCTGAAGCGCGCGCCGCTTTCGCTGGCAGACCGTGTGGCGGAGATACCGGGTGTGGCGGCGGTGGAGGCGCGGGTGGTGGTGGATGCCACGCTGGACATCGTGGGCATGACAGAGCCCGCCTCGGGGCATCTGGTGTCGCTGCCGGAGGGGCGCTCGCAGACGCTGAACAAGATTTTCATCCGCCAGGGAAGGCTGCCGCTGCCGGACGAGCGCCGCCATGCAGTGGTGAGCGAGTCGTTTGCGCTGGCGAACAAGCTGCAGATCGGAGACAGCCTGGCGGCGATCATCAACGGGCACCGGGATGCGATCATCATCTGCGGCATCGGACTTTCGCCGGAGTTCGTGTTTGAGGCACGGCCAGGGCAGACGCTGCCGGACAACAAGCGCTACGGCGTGTTTTGGATGAACTACCAGGCCATAGCCGTGCCGTACAATCTTGACGGCGCCTTCAACGACATCTGCGTGGATCTTTCTCCAGGCGCGAAGCCGGGGCCCGTTCTGGCGGAGATGGACCGGCTGATGAAGGACTATGGCGCGCAGGGCGCCTACACCCGGCAGGACCACAACAGCGCCAAGCGGCTGGATGATGAGCTGAGCGTGGTGCGTGCGCTGTCGGTGGCGTATCCGGTGGTGTTTCTGAGCGTGGCGGCCTTCATGGTGAATGCGGTGCTGGCGCGTCTGGTGCGGCTGCAGCGGGAGCAGATCGCGCAGCTGAAGGCGCTGGGATATTCCTCCTGGCAGGTGGGCTGGCATTACCTGAACTATGCGCTGGTGATCGTGGTGCTGGGCACGCTGGCGGGCGGCCTGATCGGCCGCTGGGCGGGGGGCGGGCTGGTGCGCATCTACGATCTGTTTTTCCGCTTTCCGGCGCTGAACTTCCGCATGGACTACGGGGCGCTGGGGATCGCGCTGGTGATCAGCGCGGCGGCATCGTTTCTCGGCGTGGTGAGCGTGGTGTGGATGGCGGTGAAGCTGCCGCCTGCGGAGGCGATGCGGCCTGAGCCGCCGGCGGATTTCAAGCCGTCGATGCTGGAGCGCATCGGGCTCACGCGTGGCAGCGGTCCGGCGTTTCGCATGGCGCTGAGAAACATCGAGCGCAGGCCGGTGCAGGCGCTGTTTACGGTGTTTGGCCTGTCGCTGGCCACAGGGCTGATGGTGCTGCCGGGATCGATGGCGGACAGCATCGACTACCTGCTGACGTATCAATGGAACGATGTGCAGCGGCAGGATGTGGTGGTGTTTTTTGCCGAGCCGGGGTCTGGAGATGCGCTGCATAATGTGGAGCAGCTGCCCGGGGTGCAGCGTGCCGAGCCGGTGCGCGCGGTGCAGGCGCGCATCCGCTTTGGCCACCACTACCGCAAGCTGGCGGTGACAGGGCTGCCGAGAAACGCCGATCTCAACCGGCTGATGGATGCTGAGCGGCGGCGCATCGTGCTGCCGGAGGAGGGGATCGTGATGTCTGCACAACTGGGCCGCAGCCTTGGCGCGCACATTGGAGACGTGGTGCAGGTGGAGGCGCTGGAAGGCAGGCGCGACACGATGCAGGTGCCCGTGCGTGGATTTCTGGAGGACTTTGCGGGAGTGTCCGCCTTCATGGACATCGAGGCGCTGCACCGCCTGATGCATGAGGGCGAGACGGTGAGCGGTGCGTACCTGACGGTGGACCAGTCGCGGTGGGAGGAGTTTATGCGCGAGGTGAAAGACACGCCGCGTGTGGCCACCACGCTGGTGAAACAGGACCAGCTGGAGTCTTTCCGCAGCACGACAGGGCAGAGCATCGGCATTCTGAGAAAGCTGTATCTGGTGCTGGCCATCATCGTGGCTTTTGGGGTGGTGTATAACAGCGCACGCATCGCGCTCTCTGAGCGCAGCCGGGATCTGGCCACGCTGCGGGTCATCGGCTTTACGCAGCGTGAGGTGGCGGGTGTGCTGCTGGGGGAGCTGATGCTGCTGATCGCGAGCGCGCTGCCGCTGGGGCTGCTGTTTGGGCGCGGGCTGGCCACGCTGATCATTGAGAAAGTACGCACGGAGACGGTGCGGCTGCCGCTGGTGATCAGCCTGCACACATACACGCTGGCGGTGATCGTGGTGCTGGCGGCCTCGTGTGCATCCTTCCTGGTGGTGGGGCGCATGCTGCGGCAGCTGGACATGGTGGGAGTGCTGAAGGCGCGAGATTAA
- a CDS encoding type II secretion system minor pseudopilin codes for MTAGISRQHAEMQMARMGVVRARQLAEAGIAVAVHPMIKAGDPLLRRKVSEVEAFEAQLTTEERRLNLNALLTDDKLPILERILMSWGFPITDAQDIAASLMDWKDPDDLKRRPGSAERLDYEFAGRSGLPLNRPFTSLDEVELVARMDEVRAAKPDWRTWFTLRGSGQLDINTAPAEIIAAVTGASLENATMMVNTRNGLDGLPQTQDDMPYQTIEAATSMLGIAAAVAANPGLLQMLTLQGSTRHIESIGQAGEVRCGIGVVLTMNGGAPRIAEWSEFPVKGPEKP; via the coding sequence ATGACCGCCGGAATCTCGCGGCAGCATGCGGAGATGCAGATGGCACGCATGGGCGTGGTGCGTGCGCGGCAGCTGGCGGAGGCGGGGATCGCCGTGGCGGTGCATCCGATGATCAAGGCGGGAGATCCGCTGCTGCGGAGAAAGGTTTCCGAGGTGGAGGCCTTTGAAGCACAGCTGACCACGGAGGAGCGCCGGCTGAACCTGAACGCGCTGCTGACGGATGACAAGCTGCCGATCCTGGAGCGCATCCTGATGTCATGGGGATTTCCCATCACGGATGCGCAGGACATTGCAGCCTCCTTGATGGACTGGAAAGATCCGGATGATCTGAAGCGCCGGCCGGGCAGCGCGGAGAGACTGGACTATGAGTTTGCTGGACGCAGCGGGCTGCCGCTGAACCGCCCCTTTACCAGCCTGGATGAGGTGGAGCTGGTGGCACGCATGGATGAAGTGCGCGCGGCCAAGCCGGACTGGCGCACGTGGTTCACGCTGCGTGGCAGCGGCCAGCTGGACATCAACACCGCACCGGCGGAGATCATCGCCGCAGTGACGGGTGCCTCCTTGGAAAACGCCACGATGATGGTGAACACGCGCAATGGTCTCGACGGCCTGCCACAGACGCAGGATGACATGCCCTACCAAACGATCGAGGCGGCAACATCGATGCTGGGCATCGCCGCCGCAGTGGCGGCAAACCCCGGACTGCTGCAGATGCTGACGCTGCAGGGATCGACGCGCCACATCGAGAGCATCGGACAGGCGGGCGAAGTGCGCTGCGGCATCGGCGTGGTGCTGACGATGAACGGCGGTGCGCCGCGCATCGCCGAATGGAGTGAATTTCCTGTGAAAGGACCGGAGAAACCATGA
- a CDS encoding secretin N-terminal domain-containing protein produces MKHPAPTVLLMLLLTLPAAYAQVPERLPGIPPQPGRPISPPVGRPPGPPAGGPAVLPPAANPAAVPGAPAAPAPAAADDGGDGNVISFTATPVAEVLAEYFRVTGRKVLRDRGLENAVVTIEVPGKFTNDEYRSIIEKGLLMHGYVLVPSGPDLYKLVAAELGSMPSAQNVPIIMRSEDLPDTDQVVTHVLQLNFISAEDASSAFQTIIPLHPYGKILAVPNSQALVITEASQTIRAFVELAKQVDQPPVETVQKTFRIERAEADEVIEQLGTLMGLDAKGSSGGGGGGAPRAPAPGGAPGATPGAAASAPSSASISGAAGSGKPIMQAVSRTNSIIVVARPLDMKKIEALIKELDAEPTASRYFSRKLNYLDLTTFLSIAEKALMRNDPKAQGSSLDSLQKSQPNSTQSTNNNTGFGSGSTMGSGLGTGGIGGLNSGMGGLGSSGLGGGMGMGSSSVSSDLAITKKPISILIANTLVIADPGTSKFFASGPPDQVKALEELAEELDVRPRQILLSTIIGTFTLGDNFNFGLDWIQTLKQVGNDGLVGGVLNTQGTAFANPANLKDISGFLATGGPAALSGLTAYGQINKNLNVFLQTLESTKRFQVMQKPTLTTLNHQPAQIYIGQQVAIAGQSYTSGVVGGGFTSTTQYIPVRLQLIITPHIYNDNEVMLEFKQQNNDISGYTTISGNQVPNISEQGLNNNLIVADQATAMLGGLITERDTDNKSGLPFLVRIPLIKHLVGSTNKIKQRNEMMIFVQPRILPDNAALMLEQERLGDASANYDRTASFGSMPEMPVPKAVPANEGKPNDILPPPGQPEPKPEAKKGLLNKMKGWFQKSKPE; encoded by the coding sequence ATGAAACATCCCGCACCGACCGTTCTTCTGATGCTGCTGCTGACGCTGCCAGCCGCCTACGCCCAGGTGCCGGAACGTCTGCCAGGCATTCCGCCCCAGCCAGGACGTCCGATCTCACCGCCAGTGGGCCGCCCGCCGGGACCTCCGGCCGGAGGTCCTGCCGTGCTGCCGCCAGCAGCGAATCCTGCTGCTGTTCCAGGTGCGCCCGCTGCTCCGGCACCGGCTGCTGCTGATGACGGCGGGGATGGCAACGTGATCAGCTTTACAGCGACTCCCGTGGCTGAGGTGCTGGCCGAGTACTTCCGCGTGACCGGCCGCAAGGTGCTGCGCGACCGCGGGCTGGAGAATGCGGTGGTGACCATCGAGGTGCCGGGCAAGTTTACCAACGACGAGTACCGCTCCATCATTGAGAAGGGGCTGCTGATGCACGGGTATGTGCTGGTGCCCAGCGGACCGGATCTTTACAAGCTGGTGGCGGCGGAGCTGGGCAGCATGCCCTCCGCGCAGAATGTGCCGATCATCATGCGCAGCGAGGACCTGCCAGACACCGACCAGGTGGTGACGCATGTGCTGCAGCTCAACTTCATCAGCGCCGAGGATGCGAGCAGCGCCTTTCAGACGATCATCCCGCTGCACCCTTATGGCAAAATCCTGGCGGTGCCGAATTCGCAAGCTCTGGTGATCACCGAGGCCTCGCAGACGATCCGCGCCTTTGTGGAGCTGGCCAAGCAGGTGGACCAGCCGCCGGTGGAGACGGTGCAGAAGACCTTCCGCATCGAGCGCGCCGAGGCGGATGAAGTGATCGAGCAGCTGGGCACGCTCATGGGGCTGGATGCCAAAGGCAGTTCCGGCGGCGGCGGTGGTGGCGCTCCGCGTGCACCTGCTCCGGGAGGTGCTCCCGGCGCAACACCTGGGGCGGCAGCCTCCGCGCCTTCCTCCGCCTCCATCAGCGGAGCTGCTGGCAGCGGCAAGCCGATCATGCAGGCCGTGAGCCGCACCAACAGCATCATCGTCGTGGCACGGCCGCTGGACATGAAGAAGATCGAGGCGCTGATCAAGGAGCTGGATGCGGAGCCCACCGCGAGCCGCTACTTTTCGCGCAAGCTCAACTACCTGGATCTGACGACCTTCCTCAGCATCGCTGAGAAGGCGCTGATGCGGAATGATCCGAAGGCGCAGGGCAGCAGCCTCGATTCTTTGCAGAAGTCCCAGCCGAACAGCACGCAGTCCACCAACAACAACACCGGATTTGGTTCAGGGTCCACCATGGGCTCAGGGCTGGGCACCGGGGGGATCGGCGGTCTGAACTCGGGCATGGGTGGTCTGGGATCCAGCGGACTGGGTGGCGGCATGGGCATGGGGTCCAGCAGCGTGAGCTCTGATCTGGCGATCACCAAAAAGCCCATCAGCATCCTGATCGCAAACACGCTGGTGATTGCCGATCCAGGCACGTCGAAGTTCTTTGCCAGCGGCCCGCCGGACCAGGTGAAAGCGCTGGAGGAACTGGCGGAGGAGCTGGATGTGCGCCCGCGCCAGATCCTGCTCTCGACCATCATCGGCACCTTCACGCTGGGGGACAATTTCAACTTTGGCCTCGACTGGATTCAGACGCTGAAACAGGTGGGCAATGACGGGCTGGTGGGCGGCGTGCTGAACACGCAGGGCACGGCTTTTGCCAATCCCGCCAACCTGAAGGACATCTCCGGCTTTCTGGCCACGGGCGGCCCTGCGGCGCTGAGCGGGCTGACGGCCTACGGGCAGATCAACAAGAACCTCAATGTCTTCCTGCAGACGCTGGAGAGCACGAAACGCTTTCAGGTGATGCAGAAGCCCACGCTGACAACGCTGAACCACCAGCCTGCGCAGATCTACATCGGCCAGCAGGTGGCCATCGCAGGGCAGAGCTACACCAGCGGTGTGGTGGGCGGGGGCTTCACCTCCACCACGCAGTACATTCCGGTGCGCCTGCAGCTCATCATCACGCCGCACATCTACAACGACAACGAGGTGATGCTGGAATTCAAGCAGCAGAACAATGACATCTCCGGCTACACCACGATCAGCGGCAACCAGGTGCCCAACATCTCGGAGCAGGGGCTGAATAACAACCTCATCGTGGCAGATCAGGCCACGGCGATGCTGGGCGGGCTGATCACCGAACGTGACACGGACAACAAGAGCGGCCTGCCCTTCCTGGTGCGCATCCCGCTGATCAAGCATCTGGTGGGCAGCACGAACAAGATCAAGCAGCGCAACGAGATGATGATCTTTGTGCAGCCACGCATCCTGCCGGACAACGCGGCGCTGATGCTGGAGCAGGAGCGGCTGGGAGATGCCAGCGCGAACTACGACCGGACCGCCAGCTTTGGCAGCATGCCGGAGATGCCGGTGCCCAAGGCAGTCCCGGCGAATGAAGGCAAGCCCAATGACATCCTGCCGCCACCGGGCCAGCCGGAGCCCAAGCCTGAGGCGAAAAAGGGCCTTCTCAATAAAATGAAAGGCTGGTTTCAGAAGTCGAAGCCAGAGTGA
- the lpxB gene encoding lipid-A-disaccharide synthase — MNRIFIIAGELSGDTHAAGLLRELKTLEPDMQVIGLGGPKMREVVGDGVEDWVETAGVVGLWEVLKMYRYFKEKMDAVLDSILGQKPEAVILVDYPGFNLRLASSLRTAGYKGRILYYISPQVWAWKKGRVKTMAKVLDLMICIFPFEKEFYEKSGLRTEFSGHPMVDRVVTLKRDWKREPGLVGWFPGSRLNEVRRLFPIMMDAAKAIRLAVPTARFAVSAANETLASYMRQMADDHGMPEAKRWIETGTVYDLMQRAEAGAVASGTATLEAACFGLPYTLVYNVSWPTYIIGKLVVRIKHLGIVNILAKREVVQELVQGQLNSDTLALATTTLLTDSAKREHLQQDLADVVATLGSGGAYTRAAKAVHEFLPAA; from the coding sequence ATGAACCGCATCTTCATCATCGCAGGCGAGCTCAGCGGAGACACCCATGCCGCAGGGCTTCTGCGTGAGCTGAAGACACTGGAGCCGGACATGCAGGTCATCGGCCTCGGCGGCCCCAAGATGCGCGAGGTCGTTGGCGATGGCGTGGAAGACTGGGTGGAAACCGCTGGCGTCGTCGGACTCTGGGAGGTGCTGAAAATGTACCGCTACTTCAAGGAGAAGATGGACGCCGTGCTCGACTCCATCCTTGGCCAAAAGCCCGAGGCGGTCATCCTCGTGGACTATCCCGGCTTCAATCTCCGTCTGGCCAGCAGCCTGCGCACCGCCGGCTACAAGGGGCGCATCCTCTACTACATCAGCCCGCAGGTCTGGGCTTGGAAAAAAGGCCGTGTCAAAACCATGGCCAAGGTGCTCGATCTCATGATCTGCATCTTCCCGTTTGAGAAGGAGTTCTACGAGAAGAGCGGCCTGCGCACCGAGTTCAGCGGCCACCCCATGGTGGACCGCGTCGTCACCCTGAAGCGCGACTGGAAGCGCGAGCCCGGCCTCGTGGGCTGGTTTCCCGGCAGCCGCCTCAATGAGGTGCGCCGCCTCTTCCCCATCATGATGGACGCCGCCAAGGCCATCCGCCTGGCTGTGCCCACCGCACGCTTTGCTGTCTCCGCCGCCAACGAAACCCTGGCCAGCTACATGCGCCAGATGGCCGACGACCACGGCATGCCCGAGGCCAAGCGCTGGATCGAAACCGGCACCGTCTATGACCTCATGCAGCGCGCCGAAGCGGGAGCCGTGGCCTCCGGCACCGCCACGCTGGAAGCTGCCTGCTTTGGCCTGCCCTACACGCTGGTCTATAACGTCAGCTGGCCCACCTACATCATCGGCAAGCTCGTCGTCCGCATCAAGCACCTCGGCATCGTCAACATCCTGGCCAAACGCGAGGTCGTTCAAGAACTGGTCCAAGGCCAGCTCAACTCCGACACCCTCGCCCTAGCCACCACCACGCTGCTGACCGACTCCGCCAAACGCGAGCACCTCCAGCAGGATCTCGCCGATGTCGTCGCCACCCTCGGCTCCGGCGGTGCCTACACCCGCGCCGCCAAAGCCGTGCACGAGTTCCTGCCTGCGGCGTGA
- a CDS encoding DUF4268 domain-containing protein: MYQIDPATNRIHRVAQMKFADLGFTERGHLQEWLANQPDALGEELLIVQKEFAGFEDTRERLDLLALDKDGALVVIENKLDDSGRDVVWQSLKYASYCSTLSKTAIADIFQQYLDKSGIDARAEEKICEFLGQEDFAEVMLNHGNDQRLILVAAQFRKEVTSTVLWLLKHDVRLQCFKATPFKQGNFLFLQLEQVIPLAEAEELMIGISEKEKEEHKAERGQAKRFPLRTEFWHRALEALEQAGIDLYSNVSPGKDHWLNSGSGLSGVHYTMVFSKDEVRVEFVLSRSAKEQNKTLFDTLYQRCAALEQRFGEPLEWRRLDEKKASIILARKLFDGYNKDNWADMIKWLVERVQRMEETFEPEIALLRGKLNGGE, translated from the coding sequence ATGTACCAAATTGATCCTGCCACGAATCGCATTCACAGAGTTGCGCAGATGAAGTTTGCAGATCTTGGGTTCACCGAGCGTGGACATTTGCAGGAGTGGCTTGCTAATCAGCCTGATGCGCTCGGTGAGGAATTGCTCATTGTGCAAAAAGAGTTTGCAGGCTTTGAAGATACTAGGGAGAGGCTTGATCTTCTTGCCTTGGATAAAGACGGCGCTCTTGTTGTCATTGAAAATAAACTGGATGACTCTGGCCGAGATGTGGTTTGGCAGAGCTTAAAATATGCCTCGTATTGCTCGACCTTGTCGAAGACAGCTATTGCTGACATTTTTCAGCAATACCTAGACAAGTCAGGGATAGATGCCAGAGCCGAGGAAAAGATTTGCGAATTTTTAGGCCAGGAAGACTTCGCCGAAGTCATGCTGAATCATGGTAATGACCAGCGTCTGATTCTTGTTGCTGCACAGTTCCGGAAGGAAGTGACATCTACAGTCTTATGGCTGCTAAAACATGATGTGCGTCTTCAATGTTTTAAGGCTACTCCTTTCAAACAAGGCAACTTTCTATTTCTGCAGTTGGAACAGGTTATTCCCTTGGCTGAGGCCGAGGAGCTCATGATCGGAATCTCAGAAAAAGAAAAAGAAGAACATAAGGCTGAACGTGGGCAGGCTAAGCGCTTTCCACTGCGAACAGAGTTTTGGCACCGGGCGCTTGAGGCATTGGAACAAGCTGGAATCGATCTCTATTCAAACGTAAGTCCAGGCAAGGATCATTGGCTTAACTCTGGGTCTGGACTTAGCGGGGTCCATTACACGATGGTTTTTAGCAAGGACGAAGTGAGAGTGGAATTCGTACTTTCTCGTAGCGCCAAGGAGCAAAATAAAACTTTGTTCGATACTTTATACCAACGGTGCGCCGCATTGGAGCAACGTTTTGGCGAACCTCTTGAGTGGCGGCGTCTGGATGAAAAGAAAGCCTCCATCATCCTAGCTCGGAAACTCTTCGATGGTTACAACAAAGACAACTGGGCTGACATGATCAAATGGCTTGTCGAGCGCGTGCAAAGGATGGAAGAGACATTTGAACCCGAAATCGCCCTTTTGCGCGGCAAGCTAAATGGTGGGGAGTGA
- a CDS encoding Gfo/Idh/MocA family protein, with protein sequence MSTPFRIGVAGVGAIGKNHARIMAEIAAKSEGAVAFTAVYDADPARAAEFAAQYGTHAASDLSDFASRVDAATVAVPTIFHRKVAEPLMQAGIHVMVEKPISESYAEAQALIELAKSKSVILQVGHIERFNPVLLQLEQRMDNPRFIEAHRLSPFPNRSIDIGVVLDLMIHDIEIVLHLVKSELIQVDAVGIPVLTKREDIANARLKFANGCIANITASRISPEKMRKIRVFQSSSYLSLDYQEQSGWIYRKDGMQIVREAVEVEKDEPLKLEIAAFVECARHGRRPIVTGQEGAEAVRIALEITDQIEKNAKMSGH encoded by the coding sequence ATGAGCACCCCTTTCCGCATCGGAGTCGCCGGCGTCGGCGCCATTGGCAAAAACCACGCACGCATCATGGCGGAGATCGCCGCGAAGAGCGAAGGCGCTGTCGCCTTTACCGCCGTGTATGATGCCGATCCTGCACGCGCCGCCGAATTCGCCGCGCAGTATGGCACGCATGCCGCCAGCGACCTGTCCGACTTTGCCTCCCGTGTGGACGCCGCCACCGTGGCCGTTCCTACCATCTTCCACCGCAAAGTGGCAGAGCCCCTCATGCAGGCCGGCATTCACGTCATGGTGGAAAAGCCCATCAGCGAATCCTACGCCGAGGCCCAGGCCCTCATCGAGCTGGCCAAATCCAAGAGCGTCATTCTTCAGGTGGGACACATCGAGCGCTTCAATCCCGTGCTCCTCCAGCTGGAGCAGCGCATGGACAACCCCCGCTTCATCGAAGCCCACCGCCTCTCCCCCTTCCCCAATCGCAGCATCGACATCGGCGTCGTGCTCGACCTCATGATCCACGACATCGAAATCGTGCTCCATCTCGTGAAGTCCGAGCTCATCCAGGTGGACGCCGTGGGCATCCCCGTTCTCACCAAGCGCGAGGACATCGCCAACGCCCGTCTCAAGTTTGCCAACGGCTGCATCGCCAACATCACCGCCAGCCGCATCAGCCCCGAGAAGATGCGCAAGATCCGCGTCTTCCAGAGCTCCAGCTACCTCAGCCTCGACTACCAGGAGCAGAGCGGCTGGATCTACCGCAAAGACGGCATGCAAATCGTCCGCGAGGCCGTGGAGGTGGAGAAGGATGAGCCGCTCAAGCTCGAGATCGCCGCCTTCGTCGAATGCGCCCGCCATGGCCGCCGCCCCATCGTCACCGGCCAGGAAGGCGCCGAGGCTGTGCGCATCGCCCTGGAAATCACCGATCAAATCGAAAAGAACGCCAAGATGAGTGGTCATTAA
- a CDS encoding type II toxin-antitoxin system Phd/YefM family antitoxin, translated as MKPKNSDIHDATSYLLKSPANARHLEESLRQLREGKTKVLDFAKLMRQSKGGTRINHIDSLS; from the coding sequence ATGAAACCCAAGAACTCTGACATCCACGACGCGACTTCTTATCTTTTGAAAAGTCCTGCAAATGCCAGACACCTCGAAGAATCGTTGAGACAGTTGCGCGAAGGAAAAACGAAGGTGTTGGACTTCGCGAAACTTATGCGCCAATCAAAAGGCGGCACCAGGATCAACCATATCGATTCACTTTCATGA
- the ffh gene encoding signal recognition particle protein, translated as MFSALSEKLESAFKKLRGQARISESNVSDAMQEIRLALLEADVDFKVTKDLVEAVTKQSVGSEVLLKVSPGQQIVKIFHDELVKLLGSEASALNVDPPQRILMTGLNGAGKTTTSAKLASWLKKQGRRPLLLALDLYRPAAVKQLQVLGQQLNVPVFAPAEGEKDPVKAAKAALVWLKEQGNGIAIFDTAGRQDLDEELLDELKRVRAVVEPNEVLLVADAATGQQAVSVAQKFNAAVGITGLIMTKLDGDARGGALLSMRQVTGCPVKFLGVGEKVDQLEIFHPDRMAQRILGMGDVVGLVEKAAEEIDEKEAMKLAARMQSNKFDFNDMLAQLRMMKKLGPIGGILGMLPGMGKMKDMIGEDGDKRMKHVEALILSMTPKERQRPEIINGQRRKRICNGAGRPVMEMNQLLKQFEMMKKLMSNKGMMTQLMGSMMGGGGPGGPGGMMGGLGGLGGLFGGGAPGGKMPKLPPGMKFPGKF; from the coding sequence ATGTTCTCCGCCCTCTCTGAAAAACTCGAAAGCGCCTTTAAAAAGCTGCGCGGCCAGGCCCGCATCAGCGAATCCAATGTCAGCGATGCCATGCAGGAAATCCGCCTGGCCCTGCTGGAGGCGGACGTGGACTTCAAGGTGACCAAGGACCTCGTGGAGGCGGTGACCAAGCAGTCCGTGGGCTCTGAGGTGCTGCTGAAAGTCTCCCCCGGCCAGCAGATCGTCAAAATCTTCCACGACGAGCTCGTCAAACTGCTCGGCAGCGAAGCCAGCGCGCTGAACGTGGACCCGCCGCAGCGCATCCTCATGACCGGCCTCAACGGTGCGGGCAAGACCACCACCTCCGCCAAGCTGGCCAGCTGGCTCAAGAAGCAGGGCCGCCGCCCGCTCCTCCTCGCGCTGGATCTCTACCGCCCCGCCGCTGTGAAGCAGCTCCAGGTGCTGGGCCAGCAGCTCAATGTGCCCGTCTTCGCCCCTGCCGAAGGCGAGAAAGATCCCGTCAAAGCCGCCAAGGCCGCCCTCGTCTGGCTCAAGGAGCAGGGCAACGGCATCGCCATCTTTGACACCGCCGGTCGTCAGGACCTCGATGAGGAACTGCTCGACGAACTCAAGCGCGTGCGCGCCGTGGTGGAGCCCAACGAAGTCCTCCTCGTGGCAGACGCCGCCACCGGCCAGCAGGCCGTCAGCGTGGCGCAGAAGTTCAATGCCGCCGTCGGCATCACCGGCCTCATCATGACCAAGCTGGACGGCGACGCCCGTGGCGGCGCGCTGCTCTCCATGCGCCAGGTCACCGGCTGCCCCGTCAAATTCCTCGGCGTCGGGGAAAAGGTGGACCAGCTCGAAATCTTCCACCCCGACCGCATGGCTCAGCGCATCCTCGGCATGGGAGACGTCGTGGGTCTCGTGGAAAAAGCCGCCGAAGAGATCGACGAAAAGGAGGCCATGAAACTGGCCGCCCGCATGCAGTCGAACAAATTCGACTTCAACGACATGCTGGCCCAGCTCCGCATGATGAAGAAGCTCGGGCCCATCGGCGGCATCCTCGGCATGCTCCCCGGCATGGGCAAGATGAAGGACATGATCGGCGAGGACGGCGACAAGCGCATGAAGCACGTCGAAGCGCTCATCCTTTCCATGACCCCCAAGGAGCGCCAGCGCCCCGAGATCATCAACGGCCAGCGCCGCAAGCGCATCTGCAACGGCGCCGGACGCCCCGTCATGGAGATGAACCAGCTCCTCAAGCAGTTTGAGATGATGAAAAAACTCATGAGCAACAAGGGCATGATGACCCAGCTCATGGGCAGCATGATGGGTGGCGGCGGCCCTGGCGGCCCCGGAGGAATGATGGGCGGTCTCGGTGGCCTCGGCGGCCTGTTCGGCGGCGGAGCCCCCGGCGGCAAAATGCCCAAGCTCCCCCCAGGCATGAAGTTCCCCGGCAAGTTTTGA